The Chloroflexota bacterium genome has a segment encoding these proteins:
- a CDS encoding glycosyltransferase has product MQSSRSCASEVPSSAKPRTGITAAVLTRNVEAEIDACLATLTWADSIVVVDDFSTDDTPAICERFGARVFERKLDSLAIQRNFALKHVQSPWVLFVDSDERVPPALAEEIRMAVSDEAIVGYWIPRKNLFGNRWMRYAGWGPDHQLRLFRVDKGRYNPTHYTHEVALLTGPDERLNEQLIHFNFRSVRHFVAKQHFHARLEARRFWLDGQRVRWRNYILQPLRAFNRRYFTWRGYADGWLGFALSAAMVYFEWRTYRNLAALERDPTTRVWQEFRALPAATCDVSVVIVSYNVADLLASAIESVLADMERAGIAGEVIVVDNASQDDSVATVSARFPNVRLIENSTNVGFGCAANQGMLAASGELVVVLNPDASVQPGFFAAVRDYLVQEQHVGLLGPHIVQADGTTQSTCRRSYSLVTALLESTPLQWWFGEMPALQRFYCRNLDETQAAKVAWVVGACLVVRREVLKAVGGFDPRFFMYFEETDWCRRVREAGWDVGYFPGAHALHHESQSADQDLIARALNFHRSRHMFMAKERGRLVALLLRAVIGILFAVYTVQQAAKVPIKRHNRELRKNVAVLAHVTLWYLTGFPGRRRHHV; this is encoded by the coding sequence ATGCAATCCTCTCGCTCTTGCGCAAGTGAGGTTCCCTCTTCGGCGAAACCTCGAACCGGCATTACGGCGGCGGTGCTAACGCGCAACGTGGAGGCAGAAATAGACGCGTGCCTTGCTACCCTTACCTGGGCCGATAGCATTGTCGTCGTGGACGATTTCAGCACAGACGATACGCCCGCCATCTGCGAACGCTTCGGCGCCCGTGTATTCGAGCGCAAACTAGATAGCCTGGCAATACAGCGCAACTTCGCCCTGAAGCACGTGCAGTCCCCGTGGGTGCTCTTCGTGGATTCAGACGAGCGTGTGCCGCCAGCCCTGGCGGAAGAAATCCGTATGGCGGTGTCCGATGAGGCCATTGTCGGGTATTGGATTCCACGCAAGAATCTCTTTGGGAATCGCTGGATGCGTTACGCTGGTTGGGGGCCCGATCATCAACTTAGGCTCTTTCGCGTAGACAAGGGTCGCTACAATCCCACGCACTATACGCACGAAGTTGCCCTACTCACCGGACCCGATGAACGACTCAATGAGCAGCTCATCCACTTTAATTTCCGATCGGTGCGGCACTTCGTTGCCAAGCAGCATTTCCACGCCAGACTTGAGGCGCGTCGGTTCTGGCTCGATGGGCAACGGGTGCGCTGGCGCAACTATATTCTGCAACCCTTGCGCGCGTTTAATCGTCGTTACTTTACGTGGCGAGGCTATGCAGATGGTTGGCTGGGGTTCGCGCTGAGCGCGGCGATGGTCTATTTTGAATGGCGCACGTATCGTAACCTCGCCGCTTTGGAACGGGACCCCACGACGCGGGTGTGGCAGGAGTTTCGCGCCCTACCGGCGGCAACGTGCGATGTATCCGTAGTGATCGTCTCGTATAACGTGGCCGACTTGCTCGCAAGTGCCATCGAATCGGTTTTGGCCGACATGGAGCGCGCCGGCATCGCTGGCGAAGTAATCGTCGTGGACAATGCCTCACAGGATGATAGTGTGGCAACGGTAAGCGCGAGATTCCCCAACGTGCGCCTGATCGAAAACTCCACGAATGTGGGTTTCGGGTGCGCGGCAAACCAGGGGATGCTCGCCGCCAGTGGTGAATTGGTGGTCGTTTTGAATCCCGATGCGAGCGTTCAGCCCGGTTTCTTCGCCGCAGTCCGAGACTATCTGGTACAGGAGCAGCATGTCGGGCTGTTGGGCCCACATATTGTCCAAGCAGATGGTACCACCCAGTCGACCTGCCGCCGATCTTATTCGCTTGTCACCGCACTCTTGGAAAGCACGCCGCTCCAGTGGTGGTTTGGCGAGATGCCCGCTCTGCAACGCTTTTACTGCCGCAACCTCGATGAAACCCAAGCAGCCAAGGTTGCTTGGGTGGTAGGCGCTTGCCTCGTCGTGCGGCGGGAGGTGCTGAAAGCAGTGGGCGGCTTCGATCCGCGCTTCTTCATGTACTTCGAAGAGACCGATTGGTGCCGCCGGGTGAGAGAAGCGGGTTGGGACGTGGGCTATTTTCCCGGAGCGCACGCGCTGCACCACGAGAGCCAGAGCGCCGACCAGGACCTCATCGCCCGCGCCCTGAACTTCCACCGCAGTCGTCATATGTTCATGGCCAAGGAGCGCGGCCGCTTGGTTGCATTGCTATTGCGGGCCGTGATCGGTATCTTGTTTGCCGTCTACACCGTCCAGCAGGCCGCGAAGGTGCCAATAAAGCGACACAACCGAGAACTACGCAAGAACGTCGCCGTGCTCGCACACGTGACACTGTGGTACCTTACCGGCTTCCCGGGCCGGAGACGGCATCACGTATAA
- a CDS encoding aminotransferase class III-fold pyridoxal phosphate-dependent enzyme, with the protein MTQSRVQRSLDLYQKAEQLIPGRTQLISRRSSSFAHPISPIYAAHAKGSRFTDVDGNEYIDWMNAVTAIILGHAEDVVDAAVKAQIDKGSLYSLNSPLEVELAEILVDTIPSAEMVRYTKGGGEACAVAVRIARGTTGKDKILFSGYHGWHDWYQSANYLADPETDEFPFAGIEPIGVPRALAGTAVPFTYGDLASLESAFAEHTGEVAAVMMEAMRSEPPDPGYLEAVKSMCHANDALFILDEVSSGWRLSLGGAQEWLGVTPDMATFAKSMSNGYAMGCVVGTRAAMEPAGRMFVSSSYWSETVGLAASIATIGELKRRDGPARFKEIGEKVRAALQDAIASVGIAASVTGVHTLPTLVFDLPETDLKKPIETLFIQEMVKRGIFCPMTFTATLAHTDTDIARTAAAAAESLEIVKRALAGELDTLLEAETKREPFRRLVR; encoded by the coding sequence ATGACACAGAGCAGAGTCCAGCGATCCCTCGATCTCTACCAAAAGGCGGAGCAGCTTATCCCCGGCAGGACGCAACTCATCAGCCGCCGGTCGAGTAGTTTTGCCCACCCCATCAGCCCGATCTATGCCGCGCATGCCAAGGGCTCGCGCTTCACGGACGTTGACGGCAACGAGTACATCGACTGGATGAACGCCGTGACGGCCATCATCCTCGGTCACGCCGAAGACGTGGTGGACGCCGCCGTGAAGGCGCAGATCGACAAAGGCAGCCTCTATAGCCTGAACAGCCCCCTGGAAGTGGAGCTTGCGGAGATCCTAGTGGACACCATCCCCAGCGCGGAGATGGTGCGCTACACCAAGGGCGGCGGCGAGGCGTGCGCCGTAGCCGTCCGCATTGCCCGCGGCACTACCGGCAAAGATAAGATTCTCTTCTCCGGTTATCACGGCTGGCACGACTGGTACCAATCGGCCAACTACCTCGCCGACCCGGAAACCGATGAATTTCCCTTCGCGGGCATCGAACCCATCGGCGTGCCCCGGGCGCTGGCAGGCACCGCGGTCCCCTTCACCTATGGCGATCTTGCTAGCCTGGAAAGTGCCTTTGCGGAACACACAGGCGAGGTTGCGGCGGTAATGATGGAAGCAATGCGCTCCGAGCCGCCGGACCCGGGCTATCTGGAAGCGGTCAAGTCCATGTGTCACGCCAACGACGCGCTCTTCATTCTCGACGAAGTGTCATCAGGCTGGCGCTTGTCCCTTGGCGGCGCGCAGGAGTGGCTCGGTGTCACGCCCGATATGGCCACCTTTGCCAAGTCCATGTCGAACGGCTACGCCATGGGCTGCGTAGTGGGTACCCGCGCGGCGATGGAACCCGCCGGTCGCATGTTCGTTTCAAGTTCGTACTGGAGCGAGACCGTGGGTCTCGCGGCGTCGATCGCGACCATCGGCGAGCTCAAGCGGCGCGACGGGCCCGCGCGCTTCAAGGAAATCGGCGAGAAGGTGCGGGCGGCGCTGCAGGACGCCATAGCATCGGTCGGCATTGCGGCTTCTGTCACCGGCGTCCACACCCTGCCGACGCTGGTATTCGACCTGCCGGAAACCGACTTGAAGAAGCCGATTGAGACGCTCTTCATCCAGGAAATGGTGAAGCGCGGCATCTTCTGTCCGATGACGTTCACGGCCACGCTGGCGCACACCGATACGGACATTGCACGGACTGCCGCGGCTGCGGCGGAGTCTTTGGAGATCGTGAAACGCGCTCTCGCCGGGGAGCTAGACACGCTGCTGGAAGCCGAGACGAAGCGCGAGCCGTTTCGCCGTCTCGTGCGGTAA
- a CDS encoding glycosyltransferase family 2 protein, whose amino-acid sequence MEAGRIRLSVIIVSYNTRELLARCLASIAAEPQPPDEVIVVDNASADDSVVMVREQFPHVQVIANAENRGFAAATNQGLQSATGDFLCLLNPDTELFPGALAALAAFLAAHAEVGVAGPTLLHTDGTYQHAAFRFPTLPMALIDFFPLNHRLLNSRLNGRYPFRLYEHPFAMDHPLGACMMVRREACADVGLLDERFFMYCEEIDWCRRIKQADWEIMHVPGARVVHHGGQSTKQTAGRMFVELHRSRFRLFAKHHGRGYQCAARAIVTVGMLWQLIGLLPQRVRHFRDQILQDRWRSRLQVLALALKGEN is encoded by the coding sequence ATGGAAGCGGGCCGGATTAGGCTTTCGGTAATCATCGTCTCGTACAACACGCGGGAACTCTTAGCGCGTTGCCTCGCGTCTATTGCCGCGGAGCCACAACCACCTGATGAGGTTATTGTGGTGGACAATGCGTCCGCCGACGACAGCGTGGTCATGGTGCGCGAGCAATTTCCCCACGTCCAGGTGATTGCCAATGCGGAGAACCGGGGCTTTGCTGCAGCGACCAATCAAGGCTTGCAGTCCGCGACCGGCGACTTTCTCTGCCTGCTCAACCCGGACACTGAGCTCTTCCCCGGCGCTTTGGCTGCGCTCGCTGCCTTCCTTGCAGCGCACGCGGAGGTTGGCGTGGCGGGGCCGACATTACTCCACACCGACGGCACGTATCAACACGCAGCCTTCCGCTTTCCCACACTGCCTATGGCGTTAATTGACTTCTTTCCCCTCAACCATCGCCTGCTGAACTCGCGTTTGAACGGGCGGTACCCGTTCAGGCTCTACGAGCACCCTTTCGCCATGGACCATCCACTCGGGGCATGCATGATGGTGCGGCGCGAGGCGTGCGCCGACGTGGGCCTGCTGGATGAACGGTTCTTCATGTACTGCGAGGAGATCGACTGGTGCCGCCGCATCAAGCAGGCGGATTGGGAAATCATGCACGTACCCGGCGCGCGCGTAGTGCACCACGGCGGTCAGAGCACCAAGCAGACCGCCGGACGCATGTTCGTGGAGTTGCATCGCAGCCGCTTCCGTCTCTTCGCCAAGCACCATGGGAGGGGCTATCAATGTGCAGCCCGAGCAATCGTGACGGTCGGCATGCTATGGCAACTCATCGGCCTGCTGCCGCAAAGGGTGCGTCACTTCCGCGACCAAATCCTCCAAGACCGCTGGCGAAGCCGTCTGCAGGTGCTGGCGCTTGCGCTCAAGGGCGAAAACTAG
- a CDS encoding VOC family protein, translating into MEITKHQPGMFSFADLGTPDLAASKQFYTAFLDLELLEMPLPDGTEFCMLRKRGKSAFSLYAMPDEMKQMTGGRPVWQSYFTVVSADETSARIKELGGTVAQEPFDVMDAGRLLVAQDPTGAPFSVWQPGTQIGAEVFGEHGALAWNELYTRDTAAAGDFYTGLFGWSVVKTQSGDGGEYNLFSIGDRPAAGMMAIREEWGPMPPNWSIYLAVANLDASLEKLQSLGGQQISPAMAVEGVGRFAFICDPQGAYCTIIEPVPHDE; encoded by the coding sequence ATGGAAATAACGAAACACCAACCCGGCATGTTCAGCTTTGCGGATCTGGGCACACCCGATCTCGCAGCCTCTAAGCAATTCTATACGGCGTTTCTGGACCTGGAACTGTTAGAAATGCCGCTTCCCGACGGCACGGAATTTTGCATGCTCCGCAAGCGGGGCAAGAGCGCGTTTTCGCTGTACGCAATGCCGGACGAGATGAAGCAGATGACCGGCGGCCGGCCGGTGTGGCAGAGCTACTTCACGGTCGTGAGCGCCGACGAAACATCAGCAAGAATCAAGGAATTGGGCGGCACCGTGGCGCAGGAGCCATTTGACGTCATGGACGCGGGACGCCTGCTCGTCGCCCAGGACCCCACGGGCGCCCCATTCTCCGTCTGGCAGCCTGGCACCCAGATCGGCGCCGAGGTCTTCGGCGAGCACGGCGCGCTGGCGTGGAACGAACTCTATACCCGCGATACGGCAGCCGCTGGGGATTTCTACACGGGCCTCTTCGGCTGGTCGGTGGTGAAAACGCAGAGCGGCGACGGCGGCGAGTACAACCTGTTTAGTATTGGCGACAGACCGGCAGCCGGCATGATGGCAATTCGAGAGGAATGGGGTCCAATGCCCCCGAATTGGTCCATCTACCTCGCCGTTGCCAATCTGGACGCATCGCTGGAGAAGCTGCAGAGCCTCGGCGGGCAGCAGATTTCCCCTGCCATGGCGGTGGAGGGCGTGGGACGCTTTGCCTTTATTTGTGATCCCCAAGGCGCTTATTGCACCATCATCGAACCGGTGCCGCACGACGAATAG
- a CDS encoding superoxide dismutase family protein, protein MRLFDRVAFPLLAAAALLLTTGCAVQVREVPAAPLAVGATATAQMAAPDGAAMGTVTLTQGPHGVIIAADVSGLTPGGHGFHIHETGSCTPDFAAAGDHFTPKGRGHGYAHEGGFHAGDLPNIYAAADGTVRVDVFTSDVTLTADLAHSLFDEDGSAIIIHEKPDTYGEDAGAGGRVACGVIVRN, encoded by the coding sequence GTGCGTCTATTCGATAGAGTTGCTTTTCCACTACTCGCTGCCGCGGCGCTGCTCCTCACGACAGGTTGTGCGGTGCAAGTGCGGGAAGTACCGGCCGCACCGCTGGCGGTGGGCGCGACGGCCACGGCACAGATGGCCGCGCCGGACGGCGCCGCCATGGGCACGGTAACCCTGACCCAAGGGCCGCATGGCGTAATCATCGCGGCAGACGTAAGCGGTTTGACGCCGGGCGGCCACGGCTTCCACATCCATGAGACGGGTAGCTGCACGCCCGATTTCGCGGCGGCCGGAGATCACTTCACGCCCAAAGGACGTGGCCACGGCTACGCGCATGAAGGCGGTTTCCACGCCGGTGACTTGCCAAACATCTACGCGGCAGCCGACGGTACGGTGCGCGTTGATGTCTTCACGAGCGACGTGACCCTGACGGCGGACCTCGCCCACTCGCTCTTCGACGAGGACGGTTCCGCGATCATCATCCATGAGAAACCCGACACGTATGGCGAGGATGCCGGGGCCGGCGGTCGTGTAGCGTGCGGCGTAATTGTGCGCAATTGA
- a CDS encoding glycosyltransferase family 4 protein: MRLQVLLAACLIGSLTDPMRVLFITGEYPPLQGGIADYTAALRAELRALDVTSEVLTDSACASTEPTVHPVVSTWSFPFWSIAQQIISERQIDVVHIQYQTAAFDLNPAINLLPWYLRRRTLRPAIVTTFHDLHEPYLFPKAGPARRWVTRMLGRHSDSLVFTTQADREAWGAAGGAGKRLAEKTPTHQIDIGANIAEVPITAERRQALRAECGVAPEAFLVGFFGFVNHTKGLDTLFKAVRLLRDRQIPVQVLIVGGSLGDSDPTNAVYKEHLERIIRRLDLDMGDILLSTGYLEAADASRALATCDALALPFTDGVSLRRGSLLAALDHGLPVVSTNPKPPSPEIQESGAMLLVPADDPPALSDALYRLYENPALGETLGAAARQFAQRFSWHRIAEHNLAVYTEACRLR, from the coding sequence TTGCGGCTCCAAGTCCTACTGGCCGCCTGCTTGATTGGCTCGCTCACTGATCCCATGCGTGTACTCTTCATCACAGGCGAATATCCTCCCCTACAGGGCGGCATTGCCGACTACACGGCGGCGCTGCGGGCGGAACTCCGCGCGCTGGACGTCACCAGCGAGGTGCTGACCGACTCCGCCTGCGCCAGTACGGAGCCTACCGTGCATCCCGTAGTGAGCACATGGAGCTTTCCTTTCTGGAGTATCGCCCAACAGATCATCAGCGAACGCCAGATTGACGTGGTGCACATTCAGTACCAGACCGCGGCTTTCGACCTAAACCCTGCCATCAACCTGCTGCCGTGGTATCTGCGGCGGCGCACGCTGCGCCCGGCCATCGTCACCACGTTCCACGATCTTCATGAGCCCTATCTCTTTCCAAAAGCGGGTCCCGCCCGCCGTTGGGTGACCCGCATGCTCGGTCGTCACAGCGACTCACTCGTTTTCACAACGCAAGCTGACCGTGAAGCGTGGGGCGCAGCGGGGGGTGCGGGCAAGCGTCTTGCGGAGAAGACTCCAACCCACCAGATCGACATCGGGGCGAACATTGCCGAAGTCCCCATCACCGCGGAGCGGCGGCAAGCGCTCCGTGCCGAGTGTGGTGTCGCGCCCGAAGCTTTCCTGGTGGGATTCTTCGGCTTCGTTAACCACACCAAAGGGCTCGATACGCTCTTTAAGGCGGTGCGCCTGCTGCGCGACCGGCAGATTCCCGTACAAGTGCTCATCGTTGGCGGCAGCCTGGGCGACAGCGATCCGACCAATGCCGTTTACAAGGAGCACCTGGAACGCATAATTCGCAGGCTGGACTTGGACATGGGAGATATTCTGCTCAGCACAGGCTACCTGGAGGCGGCGGATGCGTCGCGTGCGCTGGCCACCTGCGACGCGTTGGCCCTGCCCTTCACGGACGGAGTATCCTTGCGCCGCGGAAGCCTGCTGGCGGCGCTTGACCATGGCCTGCCGGTGGTGAGCACCAATCCCAAACCACCGTCGCCGGAGATTCAAGAGAGCGGCGCTATGTTGCTCGTGCCTGCCGACGACCCACCGGCCCTCAGCGACGCGCTCTACCGCCTCTACGAAAACCCAGCGCTGGGCGAGACCCTCGGCGCCGCCGCCCGGCAGTTTGCCCAACGCTTCTCATGGCACCGCATCGCCGAACACAACCTGGCTGTGTACACAGAAGCCTGCCGACTTAGGTAG
- a CDS encoding phosphoribosylaminoimidazolesuccinocarboxamide synthase — translation MADVILETALPVPRFARGKVRDIYDLVEHLLIVTTDRISAFDVVLPMGVPEKGRVLNQLSAFWFRRMGHLVPNHLITTDVTAYPAELQADSEMLAGRSMLVHKAERIEAECVVRGYLAGSGWRDYVRTGEVCGHKLPPGMVESQEFPEPIFTPATKAESGHDENISRAELASRIGTELAAQLESTSIEIYNFGRAEAQKAGLIVADTKFEFGLYEGALMLIDEAFTPDSSRYWDTDIYEPGHPQPSYDKEFVREWLRQSGWDMEPPAPTLPDDIIQRTSAKYQEALRRITAIPPETHS, via the coding sequence ATGGCTGACGTGATTCTGGAAACGGCGCTTCCCGTACCCCGTTTCGCGCGCGGCAAAGTGCGCGACATCTACGATCTGGTCGAGCACTTGCTCATCGTCACCACCGACCGCATTTCAGCGTTCGACGTCGTCTTGCCCATGGGCGTCCCGGAAAAAGGGCGGGTGCTCAATCAACTTTCCGCCTTCTGGTTTCGGCGCATGGGGCACCTGGTTCCCAACCACCTCATCACCACCGACGTGACGGCGTATCCCGCGGAACTGCAGGCCGACAGCGAGATGCTCGCTGGGCGCAGCATGCTGGTGCACAAGGCGGAACGCATCGAGGCCGAGTGCGTCGTGCGCGGGTATCTGGCCGGTTCCGGTTGGCGCGACTATGTGCGCACCGGCGAGGTCTGTGGTCACAAACTGCCGCCGGGAATGGTGGAGAGCCAGGAATTCCCTGAGCCCATCTTTACGCCTGCGACCAAGGCTGAATCCGGTCACGATGAGAACATCTCCCGGGCGGAATTGGCCTCGCGTATCGGCACGGAACTCGCGGCGCAACTCGAATCCACTTCGATCGAAATCTATAACTTCGGGCGCGCCGAGGCCCAAAAGGCCGGCCTGATCGTGGCCGATACGAAGTTCGAGTTCGGTCTGTACGAGGGCGCACTCATGCTGATCGACGAGGCGTTTACGCCGGATTCGTCACGCTACTGGGATACCGACATCTATGAACCCGGCCATCCCCAGCCCAGCTACGATAAGGAATTCGTCCGCGAGTGGCTGCGCCAAAGCGGCTGGGACATGGAACCCCCCGCCCCCACGCTCCCCGACGACATCATCCAGAGAACCAGCGCCAAGTACCAGGAAGCCCTGCGGCGCATCACGGCCATACCGCCGGAAACCCATTCATAG
- a CDS encoding ABC transporter ATP-binding protein translates to MNYLTFTLFCDTYFIHSRIQNKPLSGQPCGLEARSRADGTQECSDRQRTRCQATFPITFSTYYNDRKDDNCIEVEHTVQPLVKTHNLRHSYADGTEVDLAGCDLAIWPGDRVAVVGANGAGKSTLFLLLLGMLRPSEGVVQVLGHDPGRDFIKIRQRIGVVLQNVEYQILAPTVWEDISFSPRNYGMPAEDVARLTDAVMETLRIAHLKDKVPHYLSAGEKRRVALAGALVMQPELLVLDEPFEGLDPAFPDDLIALLNTLNRERGTTLIISTHHLDLIPAISDGVYVLDGQRGIVCRYCVEDLFEQDEMLREANVSPPILSELFGELRQRGVDTKTPVTVSQAAENLMALIRDGNGPPENTDDST, encoded by the coding sequence ATGAACTACCTGACATTTACGCTGTTTTGCGATACGTACTTTATACACTCTCGCATTCAGAATAAACCGTTGAGCGGGCAGCCGTGCGGTCTGGAGGCGCGTTCTCGCGCAGATGGCACACAGGAATGCAGTGACAGGCAAAGGACTCGTTGCCAAGCCACGTTTCCAATCACGTTTTCCACGTACTATAATGACAGGAAAGATGACAATTGTATTGAGGTAGAACACACTGTGCAGCCGCTCGTCAAGACGCACAATCTTCGCCACTCCTATGCCGACGGCACGGAAGTGGATCTGGCCGGATGCGATCTTGCCATCTGGCCGGGCGACCGCGTGGCGGTAGTGGGCGCGAACGGCGCGGGCAAGAGCACCCTCTTCCTCTTGCTGCTCGGCATGCTGCGGCCCAGCGAGGGCGTGGTGCAGGTTTTGGGACACGATCCCGGCAGGGATTTCATCAAAATCCGCCAGCGCATCGGCGTGGTGTTACAGAACGTGGAGTACCAGATTCTGGCCCCAACCGTCTGGGAAGACATTTCGTTCTCACCTCGAAACTACGGGATGCCAGCCGAGGACGTCGCGCGGCTCACGGACGCCGTCATGGAAACCCTGCGCATTGCGCACCTCAAGGACAAAGTCCCCCACTACCTCTCGGCCGGCGAAAAGCGCCGCGTGGCGCTGGCGGGCGCATTGGTGATGCAGCCGGAGTTGCTGGTGCTCGACGAGCCGTTCGAGGGGCTCGATCCCGCTTTCCCTGACGACCTCATCGCTCTTCTCAACACCCTCAACCGCGAGCGCGGCACCACGCTCATCATCTCCACCCATCACCTGGACCTGATCCCAGCGATTTCCGACGGCGTCTACGTGCTGGACGGCCAGCGCGGCATCGTGTGCCGCTACTGCGTGGAAGACCTCTTCGAGCAGGACGAGATGCTGCGGGAGGCCAATGTCTCGCCGCCGATCCTGAGCGAACTGTTTGGCGAGTTACGCCAGCGCGGCGTCGACACCAAGACGCCGGTCACGGTCTCCCAAGCCGCCGAAAACCTCATGGCGCTGATCCGCGACGGCAACGGACCGCCGGAAAACACTGACGATTCCACTTAG